The sequence attaaaactaaAATTGTATCAAGTTTTGTCCCTGCAGCAAATTTTGCTGTCCATGGTAAGCAGGTCCAACCTAAATCAATAACTTTTCAAGTTCTTACGATCTACAGTGAAAATAATGTCTTTACATATTGATCATTTTCATGATTGCAAGTACAAGACCTGGGTTTTGATGAATGAAGAACCAGCATCCCTCGTACTCTCCAACTCTATACATTTTAtctgttattactattattatttttgaattgAATCAAATCGATACTTATTGGCATACATGCCAAACACTTTTCTATACACACTTACTAGGTACATTTAGTTGTTGTCTGATTCATGAAATTGCTCAGATGACATGAGTTTAGGTAAAGGTTCTTCTCTCTTATTAACCCATCTGATTGGGGCCCTATGGTGCACATTTTTCTGCCTGAAATTCAGTCTGTGATCCTCCGTGTTTGTGCACGTGTTGCGCGTGCATTCCAGGACGCATATTTAGAATACAACAACCTGTCCTGAAGTTAACACAAAGCGGCTCGCGCGCGAAAATTATGGGTTGGTGACGTAAGAGGGGCGGGTAAAACTTTCATCCATAGCTGATATCAAGGTAGTTCACGTCAGCACGGGCGCTGATAAAAGCGGAAGTTTCGTAAGTGTCATCAGAATTAAAGCATCCAGTCAACCGTTCCGAAGGGCTGTGTTAAttgttaaatgtaaatgaacacGTTTTCTAAAACTTATTTAACTTACTTTGAAAGCCTCTTTCGAATGCAGTACATTGATGCAAAGGTATTTGTTTAAAATTCAAAGTTAACTTTTTTGCTCTATTCCcactgtaagaaaaaaaaatacaaagagaaatataatataaaacattttactatATGTGTAAGATCACCGATTTCAATAAAAAATGCCCAATTCCattggaacaaaaataaaatataacaagaaaataaaataataaataattaaattcagaCAGAAATGTCACACAATGCTACAGTAAAATGCAGTTGTACTTACAGAAGaagtcacaaacaaacaaatccagAGTGTGGGATTGGTATTAGATGTCACTAATAAAAACCACATTACCTGGCGGGGGGTGCAAGTTATAAATTAAATGTAGCAATTCTGTGTTAAACTTGTGATTAAATGTcgaaaaatgtatttacttaaataattattttattttggaaaaaagaTATCCGGAAGTCCTGTGTTTTACTTCGCCTCATTTCGGTTTAGCATACAATCTAGAAAATAGCTACCAAGCTAGCCGAGGGAGGCTAGTATTCACCCTACTCATGAAATTGGGTCGACGATAAGATATTTATTAGATTATTAATTTAGATGTGGCATCTGTGTTATCTTTATGAATTTGGGACTGACTTTAGCTCCCGAACGCCGAGTTTAAAAGAAGTTAAAGTGTCAGAATTTGGAAAACTATACCGGCTGTAACAGCAAACTGTAGCTGGCTAACGATAGATGCTAGCTTCGAGACTACTGCAAGCTAAGGCGTCCGGCTAGGTAACCATTAACTGTAGAGCGGCTTAGACCGCCGGTTGTGCTAGCTGTGTCAATCAGGTGCCATTATAGGTAAGTTTTCTTCGCACCGTTTATTTCTTATAAAATCACTCGTGACGTTTAACGACATCAATTCAGTGTTTGTTCAACCTATTTTTCGCCTTGTCAGTGGTTAAAAACAATAACAAGTCATCTTAAGTACTGGTACTGCCCATCTGTTCAAGTTAGCAGTTAGCAAGTTGATCGCTACTTGTCTGTACTTTTATGTCCGAGTACAGAAATACTGTGCTTTTCGCATACCAGCTTTGACAGATAAAAGGCTGCTTAAATAGCATAACACTGTTATGAAACTTTAAGCTGCCAAAAAGATTTTATCAccatttttaaactgtaaatatgGCTGACATTTTACTCCCGAAATAAGGACGCTGATCATTATAGACCTTGGTGTCGTTAGACCCGATTGGTTCTGGAGCAGATCAGTCAAAATTCCTGAAAGCTGATTGGATGTAGAAGTTCTGTTGTGGGTCGCCTGATAGTAGTTGCCAGATTTTTATGAGCCAAAGTCCTGAAAAATCTTTGAATGATTTTTACCTTTCTGCGTTGACAGTCAAGAGTCAGCCTCAGCTGGTAGTTAGTCATGGGTTGCATTTAGACGTGAGAAAGAGTGTAGTACTGTGCAGATGATTTTGTCAGATATGAGCAGAATTTCAAATAATGTTATTTGTGCTCGTTTTGCATAGCTTTATGTTGTTGTTACAAATCTATATTATCTTTTCTTATTATCTTTAATTATATGGTGATCATGGAGTGAAATTAAAGTATTTGCAGATCTAGGTAATCGAGATGAAGTAATTACTGGATAATTCACTAAgataacaagcaaaaaaaaacaggaccATGCTATAAGATAGGACAATGTCTTATGAAGTGTATACTTAATAAATGGAatgatgacatttaattttttactcTGGTAtctctttttaaatgtgtattattgaattaaatatgaaatttgtATATTGACTAATATTATAGTCAGTCACACTGTTATATTGTATGATTTTAACCCAGGAAGAAAAGTGTGATCAGTGGCCTATGAGGAAACCACGTCGTAAAGGCCAGGGGGCTACAGGAGGTGGAGCTGATGTCAAGAGGCTCAATGGAACAGTTGGTGGGCGTGGGGCTTCCCACCAGCGATCTCCATCCCCTTACAGCCTTAAAGCCTCTCCAAGCAGAGAAACGCTGACTTATGCCCAGGCACAgaaggtggtggaggtggaactgGATGGTAGGCTTCATCGCATTTCTATTCTGGAGCCCTTAGAAGTCATCACTGACAATGAGCTGATGGCTCAGGACTTAAGTGAATGTAACAGCAACAAGGAGAACAGTGAGCAATCATCATCTCCCACCAGCAGCGCCCAAACAGTCCACAAAGCCGTCACAACCCGAAACCGTAGGAAAGACTCTAAATGTCCTTCTGTTAAGTCATTACCTTCCAATAACAATCCCCCTAATTCTCATACACAAATACctgaaaaaattaatatatcaCATCCACAAATGACCCTCCCTGAACCTAAATATCATGTTCTCGAAACATTTGTGCCAGTTGAGGTACCTCCTCTGCCTACAGCATATTACCGTTACATAGAACGCTTGGCCGAGGACCAGGAAGCTGAGGCAGAGTATGACATGGATGAAGAAGACACTGCCTGGCTGGAGATGGTGAATGCAGGCCGGATATCAGAGGGATATTCTGCTGTGACTCCAGACACTTTTGAGCTGCTAATAGACCGACTGGAAGAGGAAGCATACCAGGAAGCCCGCAGCCGGGTTCCTTCTCAAAGCGCTATTGATGATGATGCCTTTTGCTGTGTGTGCCTGGATGATGAGTGCCTCAACAGCAACGTCATCCTCTTCTGTGACTCCTGTAACCTGGCTGTGCATCAGGAGTGTTACGGGGTACCTTACATCCCTGAGGGTCAGTGGCTTTGCCGctgttgtcttcagtctccGCAGAGACCGGTTGACTGTGTTCTATGTCCGAATCGTGGAGGTGCCTTCAAGCAAACAAGTGATGGACATTGGGCACATGTGGTCTGTGCCATCTGGATCCCTGAGGTCTGCTTTGCTAACACAGTATTTCTAGAGCCAGTGGAAGGGATCAGTAACATTCCCCCGGCACGCTGGAAGTTGACCTGTTATTTGTGTAAGCGGAAGGGCCGAGGTGCATCAATTCAGTGCCACAAGGCCAACTGTTACACTGCATTTCATGTCACATGTGCTCAGCGTGCTGGTCTATTCATGAAGATAGATCCTGTGCGAGAGACAAACATCAATGGGACCACATTCTCTGTTAAAAAAACTGCATTCTGTGAGGCTCATTCACCACCAGGACAGGAGACCATATCGGATGAGGAAAGCGAAGGAAGAGTGGTGGGCAGCAGAGGGAGAGCGAGTCGAGGACGGAGCGCCTACACAGAGGGTCCCGTGACACCAAAAAAAGGCAGAACGTCTGAAAATGACACCAAGAAGAATGATAAAAAGAAAGGGAAGAAAAGCACAGATTCAGCAGCACAAGTTGCATTACCTCAGATCCCCACAAGCAGGTTAGTGTATAACATACTAATGTGGTTCTGGTTGGTAAACgtcatcaaaaacattttaaagctttATATCTGACCAAAGCATTTTCCATTAACAGCATACCTTAATTAACACAACAGAGTGCTAGTGGTTTGTAACACtgacaaagtatttttttcattgttttgtgatattttgtatgttattattttaagaCTAGACAATATTTTGCATCcctcagaatgttttttttataaactggCTCCTTTCTATGAATTGGGTATTGCTCATTTCTTACTAGTCATAATGGTAGAAACAAGTTGCTTATTAATATGTATCTGACAGCTATTTATATGTATGTCCAGTACATATGTTTATGTAGTGTATAGGTGTATTGTGTAAATACTTACATAGCGCAGGGAGATTGTTTTTGTCTCCTGAGGTAAAGAATATTATCTAGTGTGACATTTTGTGATCAACAGGAATTTACGGGAATTACAAACTGAGATTATCTTTAGctgagccttttttttaaaaattgaggCAGATTTTTATAATTGCAGGGGGAGACTTCAAAACTTGACATTATGGTCAGACAATTCTGTGAGGAAGCATACACCACTTGTTTTCCCACTGACGGTCTCATAATTTTATGGAGTATATGTAAATGGTGCCTGTGAAAAGAAACTGTTAATGATTTCACCATTTAAGTTTGTTGTGGTGAACCAGAAACCAATAACTGTGACAAGTCTGCATGCATTTGTGGATGATCCATCTCTTGACTGACAGTGTAgatggtgatgctggtggtgactcAGTTTGTTTCTTCATGTTGTTACTTATTTTTCAGTAGCTCTATGCTTTCTTAGTGCTAACACTGTTCTACTGAGCTATAGGGGCAACAGATGCTTGGACTCGCAAtgtctttttgattttttttgcaaactgaGTACATACAGTAGAGGATAATGTCAGCTCACACAGCAATTCAACATAAGATCATGTAGGTGATGTATTTCCCACACAtgcaatttttaaattttattttcatgcagcatcTGGTGGAGAAATGGTAGAAAATGACAGATTTTAgtatttataattaaaataacaacatttataattataattatgaaAACAATAACATTGAGTAAAATGATAATATTCCCATTAGTTGATTGTCTCCATCTTAGTTTGCAAGATGATAAAGCACAGACTACTGGGAAGATGTCAAGTTAGTAACATGAAATAATTAGACATGAAATGAAGAGAAGATGAGACGtgccagtgcatcatgggaagtcccAAAGCAGACTAAAGGCATAGCAGTATAGCTAAAAACTAGCCTAAGGGAGCTTAATCATAACCTTTATCATAAGGAAAATTTTAAGCCTACTCCACAGATTGAGCGTAAACCCTCCACAGGAGGATAAGTCAAGgatgtttcattttacttttaccAGCCTGCATCTTTGTGTCTTCTACAGGCTGAATATCATCTGCAAAGGAATCATCCTCCAGAGGAAAAACCAGTTTATGCAGAGGCTGCATAGCTACTGGTTACTAAAGCGTCAGTCAAGGAACGGTGTTCCATTGGTCAGGCGTTTGCACTCTACCGTCCAACCCCAGAGGAATACTGAACAGGTCAGGGCAGGGAGTCTAACAAAAGCTTTCTGTGTATTGTGATGATTACAGTTCTTAGTTGTGTTATTCAGTGtaaaaaattttaaagattttctGAATGCCTACACATTTTTACACACTGTAAAGtacaattctaaaaaaaatattttttttctctatagcCTGAAGTGGATGCAAAGGTTTCCGCTGCAAGAGAAGCACTGAGGTATTGGCAAAAGCTTCGGCATGACCTCGAAAAAGCCAGGCTGCTTGTGGAGCTCATCCGAAAGAGGGAGAAACTCAAACGGGAACAGGTAATCGCCACATCTGAGTTTCACATGCCAACAGTCTTGATAACCCAACAGATATTTCAGATTTTACAGGATTTGTCCTATAGAGAGTATGTACAGACTTGTATCCCTCCCTAACACAAATGCATGGCAAAAGAGATCAACAGGTGGCAGCTATGAATGAGTAGAGCCGGTTTCCctaaaggaaaacaaacacatcctttttttaaacataaaaggcattaaatatataattcaCCAGACATTTCTGCTCGAACGCTAACCGTACCAACACTTGAAGTGAGTCTTAATGGGAACTTCCTTGCAGTTATAATTTAATTGTATCACATTTGACAAGGTAAATTTTGTTGTAATATAATATGCTTTTTGTCACTCAAGGGCCTCTTCCCCTTAAGCTTTCAGCAAACTTTAAAATGGTGTTTCAGCCTCTCTTGTTTTGACAGCATCTTCATGCCCTCTGAAAACTGCAGGTCAAAGTTCATCAGGCAGCTCTGGAGATGCGGCTGACACCGATGTTGGTGTTGCTTCGTGCCACTCTGGAGCAGCTACAGGAGAAAGACTCAGCAAAGATTTTTGCAGAACCTGTCAACGTGAAGGAGGTTAGACATTTCAGTGCTGCGGCAATGAGGCCTGTATTCAACATTAAACACAGTGACAAAGTGAGATGGGCAGATGGGTCCACACATCTTTCTCCTCATCCCTTATTCccatttcagacatttttttaaatgacatttctaaTGTCACtgaacagaacaacacaggaTTCTGCCGCCCAACATTCCCTCTAATTTGTCATGCGTGTGTGCATACACACTA is a genomic window of Antennarius striatus isolate MH-2024 chromosome 2, ASM4005453v1, whole genome shotgun sequence containing:
- the brpf3b gene encoding bromodomain and PHD finger-containing protein 3 isoform X1, whose protein sequence is MRKPRRKGQGATGGGADVKRLNGTVGGRGASHQRSPSPYSLKASPSRETLTYAQAQKVVEVELDGRLHRISILEPLEVITDNELMAQDLSECNSNKENSEQSSSPTSSAQTVHKAVTTRNRRKDSKCPSVKSLPSNNNPPNSHTQIPEKINISHPQMTLPEPKYHVLETFVPVEVPPLPTAYYRYIERLAEDQEAEAEYDMDEEDTAWLEMVNAGRISEGYSAVTPDTFELLIDRLEEEAYQEARSRVPSQSAIDDDAFCCVCLDDECLNSNVILFCDSCNLAVHQECYGVPYIPEGQWLCRCCLQSPQRPVDCVLCPNRGGAFKQTSDGHWAHVVCAIWIPEVCFANTVFLEPVEGISNIPPARWKLTCYLCKRKGRGASIQCHKANCYTAFHVTCAQRAGLFMKIDPVRETNINGTTFSVKKTAFCEAHSPPGQETISDEESEGRVVGSRGRASRGRSAYTEGPVTPKKGRTSENDTKKNDKKKGKKSTDSAAQVALPQIPTSRLNIICKGIILQRKNQFMQRLHSYWLLKRQSRNGVPLVRRLHSTVQPQRNTEQPEVDAKVSAAREALRYWQKLRHDLEKARLLVELIRKREKLKREQVKVHQAALEMRLTPMLVLLRATLEQLQEKDSAKIFAEPVNVKEVPDYLEFISHPMDFSTMLSKLESHAYRSVADLETDFNLMVSNCLLYNANDTVFYRAALRLRELGGAILRHAQRQATNTGLDLDSGMLLPASPQKQDFYSCTWEDVDSVLDPDNRVHMTVEEQLKELLEKLDFVTSMRCSGARTRRMRLLRREINSIRYRQGQHLRHSFHNGHLKEDEDEDGDDEEEDDKDVKAENEPSCLDKEDLKFTSPPTLEPTGLAPSPRQGDAPLEPPTLRPITGEPQSPSWPCKRLKLDSDLSDSPAENINCTKALERPAFPPPVLHSEGQVDANGLPELSTPPRPTTGGVGRRTSVLFKKAKNGAKLFRERDSPILNGKGLQDDNASSAPTVTPPTGSTPASTAITTPNKTPQRSTGPPTLKEKWTSSQDEPCEMTPKHAQEHGLTNGFNTHQDCGSDTEYRSCPVLHKEISSPPKRSLGKPALSKVPFLEIHNGGLDYTGNSSQTSEDETELEPLELVWAKCRGYPSYPALIIDPEMPEEGLLHNGVPIPVPPKDVLHLGEQRQEEANVRLYLVLFFDNKRTWQWLPRDKVTPLGIDDTADKLRIMEGRKSSIRKSVQVAYDRAMIHQSRVSHSQGFVVSNYL
- the brpf3b gene encoding bromodomain and PHD finger-containing protein 3 isoform X2, with protein sequence MRKPRRKGQGATGGGADVKRLNGTVGGRGASHQRSPSPYSLKASPSRETLTYAQAQKVVEVELDGRLHRISILEPLEVITDNELMAQDLSECNSNKENSEQSSSPTSSAQTVHKAVTTRNRRKDSKCPSVKSLPSNNNPPNSHTQIPEKINISHPQMTLPEPKYHVLETFVPVEVPPLPTAYYRYIERLAEDQEAEAEYDMDEEDTAWLEMVNAGRISEGYSAVTPDTFELLIDRLEEEAYQEARSRVPSQSAIDDDAFCCVCLDDECLNSNVILFCDSCNLAVHQECYGVPYIPEGQWLCRCCLQSPQRPVDCVLCPNRGGAFKQTSDGHWAHVVCAIWIPEVCFANTVFLEPVEGISNIPPARWKLTCYLCKRKGRGASIQCHKANCYTAFHVTCAQRAGLFMKIDPVRETNINGTTFSVKKTAFCEAHSPPGQETISDEESEGRVVGSRGRASRGRSAYTEGPVTPKKGRTSENDTKKNDKKKGKKSTDSAAQVALPQIPTSRLNIICKGIILQRKNQFMQRLHSYWLLKRQSRNGVPLVRRLHSTVQPQRNTEQPEVDAKVSAAREALRYWQKLRHDLEKARLLVELIRKREKLKREQVKVHQAALEMRLTPMLVLLRATLEQLQEKDSAKIFAEPVNVKEVPDYLEFISHPMDFSTMLSKLESHAYRSVADLETDFNLMVSNCLLYNANDTVFYRAALRLRELGGAILRHAQRQATNTGLDLDSGMLLPASPQKQDFYSCTWEDVDSVLDPDNRVHMTVEEQLKELLEKLDFVTSMRCSGARTRRMRLLRREINSIRYRQGQHLRHSFHNGHLKEDEDEDGDDEEEDDKDVKAENEPSCLDKEDLKFTSPPTLEPTGLAPSPRQGDAPLEPPTLRPITGEPQSPSWPCKRLKLDSDLSDSPAENINCTKALERPAFPPPVLHSEGQVDANGLPELSTPPRPTTGGVGRRTSVLFKKAKNGAKLFRERDSPILNGKGLQDDNASSAPTVTPPTGSTPASTAITTPNKTPQRSTGPPTLKEKWTSSQDEPCEMTPKHAQEHGLTNGFNTHQDCGSDTEYRSCPVLHKEISPPKRSLGKPALSKVPFLEIHNGGLDYTGNSSQTSEDETELEPLELVWAKCRGYPSYPALIIDPEMPEEGLLHNGVPIPVPPKDVLHLGEQRQEEANVRLYLVLFFDNKRTWQWLPRDKVTPLGIDDTADKLRIMEGRKSSIRKSVQVAYDRAMIHQSRVSHSQGFVVSNYL